TCACGGCGCCGGCTGGGTGGCGTACGGGACGTACGAGGGGGCCATCGAGCAGGTCCGATGGGCCTGGGACTACAGCGATGGCGTGCGCAAGCCGCGGCTCGTGGCGAAAGAATCGTTCGTCCAGCATCCGGGCGACGTCGCGTATTTCCTGCCCGGCGAGATCCACACCACGACCAACGTCGCCGATCGGTCCGTCGTCGTACGCGTCGAGAGCCAGAAGGTCGCCACCCTGTGGCGCCACCGCTACCTGAAGGACGGGAACACGGCGCGGCCCTTCATGGAGGAATCGGTTCCCACCGGTCGCTGATGACGCTGCTCATCTCGAATGAGAACGTCCAGATGGCGCTGGATTCCGGTGCGCTGCGCTCGGGCGCCATCATCGATGCGATAGAAGGCGCGTATCGCGATCTCGGCAGGCTGGCGGCTCGCGGGGTACGAGCTGGAAACGGGCGCTAGCCGCGGGCGACCCGTGTCCACGCAATCCGTCCCCGACTGGGTTGCGTCGGCCACGCGAGAGCTATCGGAACGAGCGCGTGTGCGCTCCATCTCCCTCGCCGAGCTGGAGGAGCTGCGCGCTTCGGGCGGACCGCACTACGCGGTCGACGTCCGCCTCCCGGCGGAGTATCGCGCCGGCCACATCCCGGGGCCGATTCCCATCCCGACCGGCCAATTCGCATAGCAGCGCGAGAACTTTCTCGCGGTGCGTCGCGCGCCGGTCGTCATCGTCGCTGATGATGCGACACGCCCGATTTGGGCCGCCGTGCAATGCCCAGATCTCGGCTACGGGCGGACATGGGCGAGTCGGGCTCGGGTGCCGCGACCCCTTGGCGACCTGTCCGACTGCGCCGCGTCTCCGCCTATCGCGGCCGGCGGAACGTATACACGTACCGGTCCTTGGGCAGCGTGACGACGCTCAGCAGCTCCCAGCGCTGCTCGCCCAGCTCGTTCATACGACGGTCGTCCAGCGGCTCGAATTCCGCGAACACGACGTTGAACTCCCAGATCACGGGCGTGAAGGATTCGCGGTGCGCCACTTAGGGCTTGCTCGCGCGGACGACGATCTCCGCGACCGTCGGAGATGCCGGGTTCATGGTGACGGCCCTTGCCCAGGTGGCTGCGGGTTCGGGACGACCAGCGGCTCGGGCGGCGCGAGCTTCTCCCGTTTGAAGATGTAGATGAGTCGATCGTCCGGCGTGCGGACGAAGGCGACCAGCTCCCAGCGCTGACGCCCAAAGTCGTTCAGCTGCATATCCGGAAGCGCCATGCCGCCCCGCGCGGTAAACGTCTTGTATTCCCAGATCACCGGCTCCGTCCTCAAGCCGACCCGCGCATCGATCGGTGGCG
This window of the Chloroflexota bacterium genome carries:
- a CDS encoding rhodanese-like domain-containing protein, translating into MSTQSVPDWVASATRELSERARVRSISLAELEELRASGGPHYAVDVRLPAEYRAGHIPGPIPIPTGQFA